A region from the Arachis ipaensis cultivar K30076 chromosome B01, Araip1.1, whole genome shotgun sequence genome encodes:
- the LOC107640855 gene encoding uncharacterized protein LOC107640855 — protein MGTAILRSHDCLQGRFRNDALALATSHVRSPRCSNNPNPNVNFSSHQNRRRKRSPVNNHHTIRHRSGDRPAKKVPAAASLVSGQVKILKRGEKWIPENRHIEARAKSVDNLDLLLGSTNRLGPDPVMVQRQIMVPVPKDVIYAGSAFVASPPPSSVPVPAFLGKNGAATSDLRRLLGLDLE, from the coding sequence ATGGGAACAGCAATTCTTCGTTCCCACGATTGCCTTCAAGGGCGATTTCGCAACGACGCTTTGGCCCTTGCCACCTCACACGTTAGATCTCCAAGATGTTCTAACAACCCTAACCCTAACGTCAATTTCTCCTCTCACCAGAACCGCCGCCGGAAGCGAAGTCCGGTGAACAACCATCACACCATTCGCCACCGGTCTGGCGATCGACCGGCAAAGAAAGTTCCGGCCGCCGCGAGCCTTGTATCTGGCCAAGTCAAGATCCTCAAGAGAGGCGAGAAATGGATCCCGGAGAATAGACACATAGAGGCTCGGGCTAAGAGCGTTGATAATTTGGATCTGTTGTTGGGATCCACAAATCGGTTAGGTCCGGATCCGGTTATGGTGCAGAGGCAGATTATGGTTCCGGTTCCGAAGGATGTGATCTACGCCGGATCGGCGTTTGTTGCGTCTCCGCCTCCGAGCTCCGTTCCGGTTCCCGCATTTTTAGGGAAGAACGGTGCTGCCACGAGCGATCTAAGGCGGTTACTTGGCCTTGATCTGGAATAA
- the LOC107640865 gene encoding protein ENHANCED DISEASE RESISTANCE 2 isoform X1, whose product MEAAASALNKSGSGGSERSSSDEKGMFEYFGWVYHLGVNSIGHEYCHLRFLFIRGKNVFMYKRDPHDNPGIKPIRQGVVGPTLMVEELGRRKVNNGDVYVLRFYNRLDEAKKGEIACASAGEARGWIEAFDHAKQQAEYELSKGGSARDKLNMEAEINLEGHRPRVRRYARGLRKLIRIGQGPETLLRQSSKLAVRPDAFEGDSGDALEAHKWKCVLTTAGIRIFEDVSDRKNGKGVLAKSVGVIDATADTVFEVILNTDQRQRYEWDILMCDLELVESYDGHYDVVYGTYDPKYLSRWHSKQDFVFSRQWFRGQDGAYTILQFPAIHKKKPQRSGYRRAKINPSAWEIRNLHTPMGLNSPRCLVTHTLEVDSSSWHQWKKSQCSKFERTVPYALLSQVAGLKEYITANPILHQEYATTIVHPKSSDGSISSGEYEDEVQDEFYDAIAAESSSSDEESDDDDDKNYEKGPRVKLKNVSWAITTLALKRTAAPVLSEELDPHVTPVSINPSDLRGSLHEGKDDNDTNCWTSPSGKGFMIRGKNYLKDNSKVVGGDPLLRLIAVDWFTVEQSVDKIALHPRCLVQSEAGKKLPFILVINLQVPAKPNYSLVLYFAADRPINKDSLLAKFVNGSDAFRDSRFKLIPSIVEGYWMVKRAVGTKACLLGKAVTCKYFRQDNFLEIDVDIGSSSVARGVIGLVLGYVTNIVVDLAILIEAKEEEELPEYILGTVRLNRLKPETAVPLEV is encoded by the exons ATGGAGGCAGCTGCTTCGGCGTTGAACAAGTCCGGTAGCGGAGGTTCGGAGCGGAGCAGCAGCGATGAGAAAGGGATGTTCGAGTATTTCGGTTGGGTTTATCACCTTGGAGTTAATTCCATTGGTCACGAGTACTGTCACCTCCGATTCCTTTTCATTAGGGGCAAGAATGTCTTCATGTACAAGCGTGATCCTCACGATAACCCTGGCATT AAACCCATCAGGCAGGGAGTTGTTGGGCCCACACTAATGGTGGAGGAGCTAGGCCGTCGGAAGGTCAACAATGGG GATGTTTACGTTTTAAGGTTTTACAACAGATTAGATGAGGCCAAAAAGGGAGAA ATTGCTTGTGCTTCAGCTGGCGAAGCTCGGGGATGGATAGAAGCATTTGATCATGCCAAACAACAG GCTGAGTATGAGCTGTCAAAAGGAGGCAGTGCTAGGGACAAACTAAACATGGAGGCCGA GATCAACCTTGAAGGACATCGGCCTAGAGTGAGGCGGTATGCCCGTGGATTGAGAAAGCTTATAAGAATTGGCCAAG GCCCGGAGACATTGTTACGCCAATCATCGAAGTTGGCAGTTAGGCCAGATGCTTTTGAAGGAGATAGTGGAGATGCATTGGAAGCACACAAGTGGAAATGTGTGCTTACCACAGCTG GTATAAGAATCTTCGAGGATGTTTCTGATCGCAAG AATGGTAAGGGCGTTCTTGCAAAGTCCGTTGGTGTTATTGATGCAACTGCTGATACAGTTTTTGAGGTGATTTTGAACACTGACCAACGGCAAAGATATGA GTGGGATATTTTGATGTGTGACTTGGAGCTGGTGGAATCTTATGATGGACACTACGATGTTGTTTATGGGACATATGATCCTAAGTATCTATCCCG GTGGCATTCAAAGCAGGATTTTGTCTTCTCTAGGCAATGGTTTCGTGGACAAGATGGAGCATATA CTATTTTACAATTTCCGGCGATACATAAGAAAAAGCCTCAAAGATCTGGATATCGACGTGCAAAAATTAATC CATCTGCATGGGAAATTAGAAATTTGCACACACCTATGGGGTTGAATAGCCCAAGATGTCTCGTTACCCATACTTTGGAGGTTGACTCTAGTTCCTGGCATCAATGGAAGAAAAGCCAGTGCTCAAAATTTGAGAGGACTGTTCCTTATGCATTATTATCCCAAGTGGCAG GTCTAAAGGAATATATCACTGCCAATCCAATACTACATCAAGAATATGCCACCACAATTGTACATCCCAAAAGCTCTGATGGTTCCATTTCCAGTGGTGAATATGAGGATGAAGTGCAAGATGAGTTTTATGATGCAATTGCTGCTGAATCATCATCGTCAGATGAAgaaagtgatgatgatgatgataaaaattaTGAAAAG GGGCCAAGAGTCAAACTAAAGAATGTATCATGGGCCATCACAACCTTAGCTTTGAAGCGAACTGCAG CTCCTGTTCtgagtgaagaattggatccCCATGTTACACCTGTCAGTATTAACCCAAGTGATTTGCGTGGTTCTTTACACGAAGGAAAGGATGACAATGACACAAATTGTTGGACTTCTCCTAGTGGAAAAGGATTTATGATCAGGGGAAAGAACTATCTTAAAGATAATTCTAAG GTAGTTGGAGGAGATCCGCTTTTGAGGCTCATAGCAGTTGATTGGTTCACAGTCGAACAATCTGTAGACAAAATTGCTCTGCATCCTAGATGTCTGGTTCAG TCGGAAGCTGGGAAAAAGCTTCCATTTATCCTTGTCATTAATCTTCAG GTTCCTGCTAAACCGAACTATAGTCTGGTTCTGTATTTTGCGGCTGACAGACCTATAAATAAAGATTCTCTATTGGCTAAGTTTGTAAATGGAAGTGATGCATTTCGGGACTCAAGATTCAAACTTATTCCAAGCATAGTTGAG GGATATTGGATGGTTAAGAGAGCCGTTGGAACAAAAGCTTGCTTGTTAGGGAAAGCTGTGACATGTAAATACTTTAGACAAGATAATTTTTTGGAG ATTGATGTGGACATTGGATCGTCCTCTGTGGCTAGGGGTGTCATCGGCCTTGTTCTGGGATATGTTACCAACATTGTTGTTGACCTAGCAATTTTGATTGAG gcgaaggaggaggaggagttgCCAGAGTATATTCTTGGAACTGTTAGATTAAATCGTTTGAAACCTGAAACTGCAGTACCATTGGAGGTTTAA
- the LOC107640838 gene encoding transmembrane 9 superfamily member 11 produces the protein MSRPKMESFREFSLWVLAFCLVFQLGYGFYLPGSYPHKYGVGDELSVKVNSLTSIDTEMPFSYYSLPFCKPEGGVKDSAENLGELLMGDRIENSPYKFKMYTNESEIFLCQVDKLSDEQFKILTKRIDEMYQVNLILDNLPAIRFTKKDEYFLRWTGYPVGIKIQDVYYLFNHLKFNVLVHKYEEPNVARVMGTGDAAEMIPPVGKEGSDKPGYMVVGFEVIPCSIMHNADSVKNLKMYGKYPSPVKCDPATVGMPIKEGQPVAFTYEVTFEESDIKWPSRWDAYLKMEGAKVHWFSILNSLMVITFLAGIVLVIFLRTVRRDLTRYEELDKEAQAQMNEELSGWKLVVGDVFRAPSNPALLCIMVGDGVQILGMAVVTILFAALGFMSPASRGTLITGMIFFYLILGIAAGYVAVRLWRTIGCGDQKGWASVAFKAACFFPGIAFFILTILNFLLWGSHSTGAIPFSLYVILLLLWFCISVPLSLVGGYFGARAPHLEYPVRTNQIPREIPQQRYPSWLLVLGAGTLPFGTLFIELFFIMSSIWMGRVYYVFGFLFIVLILLVVVCAEVSLVLTYMHLCVEDWKWWWKSFFASGSVAIYIFLYSINYLVFDLKSLSGPVSATLYLGYSLLMVLAIMFTTGTVGFLSSFWFVYYLFSSVKLD, from the coding sequence ATGAGTCGTCCAAAAATGGAGTCTTTTCGTGAATTTAGTTTGTGGGTATTGGCTTTCTGCTTGGTATTCCAATTGGGGTATGGATTCTACCTCCCTGGGAGTTATCCACACAAGTATGGTGTAGGTGATGAGTTGTCGGTTAAGGTGAATTCTCTTACTTCAATTGACACAGAGATGCCCTTTAGCTATTACAGCTTGCCATTTTGCAAGCCTGAGGGTGGTGTCAAGGATAGTGCTGAGAATCTCGGTGAGCTCCTCATGGGGGATCGGATCGAAAACTCACCTTATAAGTTCAAGATGTACACCAATGAGTCTGAGATTTTCCTGTGTCAGGTTGATAAGTTGTCTGATGAACAGTTCAAGATCTTGACAAAGAGGATTGATGAAATGTATCAGGTGAATCTGATACTTGATAACTTGCCTGCTATCAGGTTTACAAAGAAGGATGAGTACTTTTTGAGGTGGACTGGATACCCTGTTGGTATCAAGATTCAGGATGTGTATTATCTGTTTAACCATCTCAAGTTCAATGTTCTTGTCCATAAGTATGAGGAACCTAATGTCGCTCGTGTCATGGGGACGGGCGATGCGGCCGAGATGATCCCGCCAGTGGGTAAGGAGGGATCTGACAAGCCTGGATACATGGTTGTTGGGTTTGAGGTGATACCTTGCAGCATTATGCATAATGCTGATTCAGTTAAGAACTTGAAGATGTATGGCAAGTATCCATCACCTGTCAAGTGTGATCCAGCCACTGTGGGTATGCCTATCAAGGAAGGGCAGCCAGTTGCGTTTACTTATGAGGTTACCTTTGAGGAGAGTGACATCAAGTGGCCGTCTAGATGGGATGCCTACTTGAAGATGGAGGGAGCCAAAGTGCACTGGTTCTCTATCCTCAATTCGCTTATGGTGATCACTTTCCTTGCTGGTATTGTTCTTGTGATCTTCCTGAGGACTGTTAGGAGGGATCTGACCCGATATGAGGAGTTGGATAAGGAGGCTCAAGCACAGATGAATGAGGAGTTATCTGGTTGGAAGCTTGTTGTGGGGGATGTGTTTCGTGCTCCGTCAAATCCTGCTTTGTTGTGTATAATGGTTGGGGATGGAGTTCAGATTCTTGGGATGGCTGTTGTGACAATATTGTTTGCTGCACTTGGATTCATGTCACCAGCTTCTCGTGGAACACTTATCACAGGTATGATATTTTTCTACCTGATACTTGGTATTGCTGCTGGTTATGTTGCAGTTCGGCTATGGAGGACAATTGGCTGCGGCGATCAGAAGGGCTGGGCTTCAGTTGCTTTTAAGGCCGCATGTTTCTTCCCCGGTATTGCGTTTTTTATCCTCACAATCTTGAACTTCCTGTTGTGGGGAAGCCACAGCACTGGAGCCATTCCATTTTCACTATATGTTATACTGCTCTTGCTTTGGTTTTGCATTTCTGTCCCCCTCAGCCTTGTTGGTGGGTACTTTGGGGCAAGGGCACCTCACCTTGAGTACCCGGTTCGAACCAATCAAATTCCACGAGAAATTCCCCAGCAGAGGTACCCATCATGGCTTTTGGTTCTCGGCGCGGGCACCCTTCCATTTGGCACCCTCTTTATTGAGCTATTCTTCATCATGTCCAGTATCTGGATGGGACGCGTTTACTATGTCTTTGGCTTCCTCTTCATTGTTTTGATCCTTTTGGTGGTGGTTTGTGCTGAGGTTTCACTTGTTCTAACCTACATGCACCTCTGTGTGGAGGACTGGAAGTGGTGGTGGAAGTCATTCTTCGCCTCTGGTTCCGTTGCCATTTACATCTTTTTGTACTCCATAAACTATCTCGTATTTGATCTAAAGAGTTTGAGTGGACCTGTATCAGCAACCCTTTACTTGGGGTATTCACTCCTCATGGTTCTGGCAATCATGTTCACCACAGGAACAGTTGGGTTCCTCTCTTCATTCTggtttgtgtattacttgttctCTTCGGTCAAGTTGGATTGA
- the LOC107640865 gene encoding protein ENHANCED DISEASE RESISTANCE 2 isoform X2 — protein MVEELGRRKVNNGDVYVLRFYNRLDEAKKGEIACASAGEARGWIEAFDHAKQQAEYELSKGGSARDKLNMEAEINLEGHRPRVRRYARGLRKLIRIGQGPETLLRQSSKLAVRPDAFEGDSGDALEAHKWKCVLTTAGIRIFEDVSDRKNGKGVLAKSVGVIDATADTVFEVILNTDQRQRYEWDILMCDLELVESYDGHYDVVYGTYDPKYLSRWHSKQDFVFSRQWFRGQDGAYTILQFPAIHKKKPQRSGYRRAKINPSAWEIRNLHTPMGLNSPRCLVTHTLEVDSSSWHQWKKSQCSKFERTVPYALLSQVAGLKEYITANPILHQEYATTIVHPKSSDGSISSGEYEDEVQDEFYDAIAAESSSSDEESDDDDDKNYEKGPRVKLKNVSWAITTLALKRTAAPVLSEELDPHVTPVSINPSDLRGSLHEGKDDNDTNCWTSPSGKGFMIRGKNYLKDNSKVVGGDPLLRLIAVDWFTVEQSVDKIALHPRCLVQSEAGKKLPFILVINLQVPAKPNYSLVLYFAADRPINKDSLLAKFVNGSDAFRDSRFKLIPSIVEGYWMVKRAVGTKACLLGKAVTCKYFRQDNFLEIDVDIGSSSVARGVIGLVLGYVTNIVVDLAILIEAKEEEELPEYILGTVRLNRLKPETAVPLEV, from the exons ATGGTGGAGGAGCTAGGCCGTCGGAAGGTCAACAATGGG GATGTTTACGTTTTAAGGTTTTACAACAGATTAGATGAGGCCAAAAAGGGAGAA ATTGCTTGTGCTTCAGCTGGCGAAGCTCGGGGATGGATAGAAGCATTTGATCATGCCAAACAACAG GCTGAGTATGAGCTGTCAAAAGGAGGCAGTGCTAGGGACAAACTAAACATGGAGGCCGA GATCAACCTTGAAGGACATCGGCCTAGAGTGAGGCGGTATGCCCGTGGATTGAGAAAGCTTATAAGAATTGGCCAAG GCCCGGAGACATTGTTACGCCAATCATCGAAGTTGGCAGTTAGGCCAGATGCTTTTGAAGGAGATAGTGGAGATGCATTGGAAGCACACAAGTGGAAATGTGTGCTTACCACAGCTG GTATAAGAATCTTCGAGGATGTTTCTGATCGCAAG AATGGTAAGGGCGTTCTTGCAAAGTCCGTTGGTGTTATTGATGCAACTGCTGATACAGTTTTTGAGGTGATTTTGAACACTGACCAACGGCAAAGATATGA GTGGGATATTTTGATGTGTGACTTGGAGCTGGTGGAATCTTATGATGGACACTACGATGTTGTTTATGGGACATATGATCCTAAGTATCTATCCCG GTGGCATTCAAAGCAGGATTTTGTCTTCTCTAGGCAATGGTTTCGTGGACAAGATGGAGCATATA CTATTTTACAATTTCCGGCGATACATAAGAAAAAGCCTCAAAGATCTGGATATCGACGTGCAAAAATTAATC CATCTGCATGGGAAATTAGAAATTTGCACACACCTATGGGGTTGAATAGCCCAAGATGTCTCGTTACCCATACTTTGGAGGTTGACTCTAGTTCCTGGCATCAATGGAAGAAAAGCCAGTGCTCAAAATTTGAGAGGACTGTTCCTTATGCATTATTATCCCAAGTGGCAG GTCTAAAGGAATATATCACTGCCAATCCAATACTACATCAAGAATATGCCACCACAATTGTACATCCCAAAAGCTCTGATGGTTCCATTTCCAGTGGTGAATATGAGGATGAAGTGCAAGATGAGTTTTATGATGCAATTGCTGCTGAATCATCATCGTCAGATGAAgaaagtgatgatgatgatgataaaaattaTGAAAAG GGGCCAAGAGTCAAACTAAAGAATGTATCATGGGCCATCACAACCTTAGCTTTGAAGCGAACTGCAG CTCCTGTTCtgagtgaagaattggatccCCATGTTACACCTGTCAGTATTAACCCAAGTGATTTGCGTGGTTCTTTACACGAAGGAAAGGATGACAATGACACAAATTGTTGGACTTCTCCTAGTGGAAAAGGATTTATGATCAGGGGAAAGAACTATCTTAAAGATAATTCTAAG GTAGTTGGAGGAGATCCGCTTTTGAGGCTCATAGCAGTTGATTGGTTCACAGTCGAACAATCTGTAGACAAAATTGCTCTGCATCCTAGATGTCTGGTTCAG TCGGAAGCTGGGAAAAAGCTTCCATTTATCCTTGTCATTAATCTTCAG GTTCCTGCTAAACCGAACTATAGTCTGGTTCTGTATTTTGCGGCTGACAGACCTATAAATAAAGATTCTCTATTGGCTAAGTTTGTAAATGGAAGTGATGCATTTCGGGACTCAAGATTCAAACTTATTCCAAGCATAGTTGAG GGATATTGGATGGTTAAGAGAGCCGTTGGAACAAAAGCTTGCTTGTTAGGGAAAGCTGTGACATGTAAATACTTTAGACAAGATAATTTTTTGGAG ATTGATGTGGACATTGGATCGTCCTCTGTGGCTAGGGGTGTCATCGGCCTTGTTCTGGGATATGTTACCAACATTGTTGTTGACCTAGCAATTTTGATTGAG gcgaaggaggaggaggagttgCCAGAGTATATTCTTGGAACTGTTAGATTAAATCGTTTGAAACCTGAAACTGCAGTACCATTGGAGGTTTAA
- the LOC107640845 gene encoding sugar transport protein 7 has translation MAGGSFATDSVAKERAQQYKGRVTLYVIITCIVAATGGSLFGYDIGISGGVTSMDDFLQKFFPDVYKQKMHAHENNYCKFNSQALAAFTSSLYIAGLVASLIASPVTRKYGRRMSIICGGMSFLVGSALNAAAANLVMLIIGRIMLGVGIGFGNQAVPLYLSEMAPTHLRGGLNMMFQVATTFGIFTANMVNYGTQNIKPWGWRLSLGLAAVPAILMTGGGICLPDTPNSLVNRGLTEKARKLLEKIRGTDDVDAEFQDMVDASELASSIKHPFRNILEKRYRPELVMAIFMPTFQILTGINSILFYAPVLFQTMGFGRTASLYSSALTGGVLASSTFISIATVDRLGRRPLLISGGIQMITCQVIVAIILGVKFGDNRELSKGFSILVVVVICLFVLAFGWSWGPLGWTVPSEIFPLEIRSAGQSITVSVNLLFTFIIAQAFLSLLCSFKFGIFLFFAAWITIMTLFVSVFLPETKGIPIEEMTFMWRRHWFWKRVLPAAA, from the exons ATGGCAGGTGGATCTTTTGCAACAGATTCTGTGGCTAAGGAGAGGGCACAACAATATAAGGGAAGGGTCACACTTTATGTCATCATAACATGCATTGTTGCTGCCACTGGAGGCTCTCTCTTTGGCTATGATATTGGAATTTCAG GAGGAGTTACTTCTATGGATGACTTTCTTCAGAAATTCTTCCCTGATGTATACAAGCAGAAAATGCACGCACACGAAAACAACTACTGCAAGTTTAACAGTCAGGCGCTTGCTGCATTTACCTCTTCTCTGTACATTGCTGGTTTAGTTGCATCCTTGATAGCATCTCCGGTTACTAGGAAGTATGGACGCCGTATGAGTATCATTTGTGGCGGTATGAGCTTTCTTGTTGGATCAGCTTTAAATGCGGCAGCTGCTAATCTGGTAATGCTTATCATAGGCCGGATTATGCTCGGTGTTGGCATTGGATTTGGAAATCAG GCTGTTCCACTTTATTTGTCAGAGATGGCGCCAACCCATCTTCGAGGAGGCCTTAACATGATGTTTCAAGTAGCAACCACTTTTGGGATTTTCACAGCCAATATGGTCAATTATGGAACACAGAATATTAAACCATGGGGGTGGAGGCTATCTCTTGGCCTGGCTGCAGTACCAGCAATTTTGATGACTGGGGGAGGTATATGTCTTCCTGACACTCCAAACAGCTTAGTAAATAGAGGATTGACAGAAAAAGCAAGGAAGCTACTTGAAAAGATCAGAGGAACAGATGATGTTGATGCAGAGTTCCAAGATATGGTCGATGCTAGCGAGTTGGCCAGCTCAATAAAGCACCCCTTCAGGAACATCCTTGAAAAGAGATACAGGCCAGAGTTGGTAATGGCAATCTTCATGCCTACATTCCAGATCCTAACTGGCATTAACTCCATTCTATTTTATGCTCCAGTGCTATTTCAAACCATGGGGTTTGGCAGAACAGCATCTCTCTACTCCTCAGCCTTGACAGGAGGAGTTCTTGCTTCCTCAACATTCATATCAATAGCAACAGTGGATAGACTTGGGAGGAGACCCCTACTCATCAGTGGTGGAATACAAATGATTACATGTCAG GTTATAGTTGCCATAATCTTGGGGGTCAAGTTTGGAGACAACAGAGAACTGTCCAAAGGCTTCTCAATATTAGTTGTAGTTGTGATCTGCTTGTTTGTTCTGGCATTCGGATGGTCATGGGGCCCACTTGGGTGGACAGTCCCAAGCGAGATATTTCCATTGGAGATCCGATCAGCAGGGCAGAGCATCACAGTTTCTGTGAACCTCCTCTTCACATTCATAATTGCTCAGGCATTTCTGTCCCTCCTCTGTTCATTCAAGTTCGGGATCTTCCTGTTCTTTGCTGCCTGGATTACCATTATGACCTTATTTGTCTCTGTTTTCCTACCTGAAACCAAGGGCATCCCCATTGAAGAGATGACATTCATGTGGAGAAGACACTGGTTCTGGAAAAGGGTCCTGCCTGCTGCAGCGTAA